A window of uncultured Gellertiella sp. genomic DNA:
AAGCCGCCTGGTTGCCGGACAGGATCTTCTGATAGGCCACCTGCATCTCGGCGGCGGGAAACAGGGCGGGATCGGGAATGCCGCCGGCAAAGGAAAGAATGTCAGGCCGCTCCAGCAGTTTCAGAAGCTCGCGGATTTCCGAGGCCTTCATCCGCGCGGCACGGGTCGCAAAGCTTGATTCCCAGTTGATCACGGCCATTCCCTCCAAGTTTCTTCTAGAGTTTGTCGGGAAAACCGGATTCCGGTTTTCCCTGACAAACTCTAAGGAATTTGAGCACCGGGGAGGAGATATGTCAACAATACTGACCTATTTTTGCACTACCCATGACGTCAATAATTTTGAACCGGAACAGGTCTCATCACCGCCCTGCCCGGCTGATTATTGCGCGGGAAATTCCAGCTTGCGGACGTCATAGCCAAGCGCGCGAGCCTTTCTGACCATTCTGGCGAGGCTGGCGCGCGAGGGCACCTCCCGGGCATAGATCCAGAGATTGCGCATGGCGGGATCGGCACTGATGAACCAGCGGTGATCGGGCGACTGGTAGCGCACCCAGTAATCGAAGGTGATCAGCAGCGGATAGCGCACGTGGAGTTTTGCCCGTGTGGTATCCGCATCGGCCAGCGTCCCCCTGCCCTCGATGGTCTTCAGCTTGCCGCCCGGCGTTCCCTCGCGGCAGCCGTCGGTGACGAGGATGTCGCGGGCCGTCCTGCCGGGACGGTAGGTGGTGAAGCCCGCCACGCAGCCATCCGTCAGCCACATCGGCCGCCGCCCGATTTCAAGCCAGGTGCCGCGATAATGGTCACGCGCAACCGCCACCACCGGAGGCGAGGCCTGCGCGGCCTCGGCACCGGATATGCTGCTGGCAAGGGCGAACAGGACGGCTGCGAGGGAAAAACGCCTTTTCTTCATGACAAGAACTCCCGGGAATGTCGGCGGATGTGCCGGACATGGTCCCCAGAAGCAGCAACGCTTTCGGGACGCTTCAAGTTTCAGCGCGAAAATGGCCTGTGACGGTGAGTGCTTTTGCCGCCTTATACCAAGGATCACTGATGGGAACCCATTCGACCGGATCGATTTTGGCTTGCGGCCAGGAGAAAACCGCAGTCGGACCTACCGGTCCGGCGAGGATTTTCGACGCCGTCCGCAAGTCAAAAGCGACCGGCCCTCCGGGGGGCGTGGAATTCGGCCACCGGAGGGCGTCGAAATCCTCGGTCGATGCTCAAAGCATCGACCTGCGCATCGACCTGCGGTATTCTCCTGCCCGGTATCCGTTTCCACGCCATCGAATGGGTTCCCATCAGTGATCCTTGGTATTACACCTTGAACACGACGTGAAATGGCGCTTTCATTTCAGTAATTATGAATATATATAGATTGGGAATGGAGGAGTTTGCCCGTGCGCAAAGTTATCATCCTGTTTTCCATGTTCGCCCTCATCTCCAGCCCGGTTCTTGCTGGTTTTGATTCCTGGAGCACGGAAACTGAAAAGGACCCCTTTTCCGGCGGAATCCGTGTGACCGTGGACTATTCGTCTTCCCTACGATCAGGTGTCGTCATTTTCTGCGATGATGCCCAATCCGGCATTCAGGTGCGCATGATACCCGGATTCGCCTATGAGCCTTCCTTGGCAGACGTTACCCCGGAGATCGAATTTGCAATTGATGGTCAGCGTCTCCTCGGACAGGAGGGGCAGACCGGGTCAGTGGGGGACAATCTGGCTATTTCGGAGACAAATCTGACGGGCGATAATGCCAAGACATTCGTGTCGGCTTTCGCGCAGGCCAAGCGGCAGATCGCAATAAAGGACGGGATCAGCGACCGCCCTTACCTTCTGACCGCCCGTCACTCCAAAAAAGCAGGCGAGGCTCTCGTCACCTGCATGGAATCCCAGAAGCACTGAAATTCCAGCCAGCAAGGTCGCTTGCATGGTTTGGCTCGTCACGCAATTGCGTTGCGCTGCTTGTTGTTATCTTTTCACCGCCAGCCAGATCACATGCCGGGCACCGCTGCGCCGGGCGTTGGCGCGCACGGTGACGGTTTCGGTGGCAAAGCCGCAGTCCTTCAGCCGCCGGGTGAAGCGTTCGTCGGGGCCGGAGGACCAGACGGCGAGCACGCCGCCGGATGCCAGCGCCTCCTCAGCCGCCCGCAGACCGACATGGTGGTAGAGGCTGTCATTGGCGGTGCGGGTCAGCCCGTCGGGGCCATTGTCGACATCGAGCAGGATGGCATCATAGCCGGAGCGGGCAGCCCGGATCATTGCCCCGACATCGCCTTCGCGGACATCGACCCTTGCATCGTCCAGACAGCCGTTGAAAATCGCCGCCATCGGCCCGCGCGCCCAGGAAATGACCGAAGGCACCAGTTCGGCGACCGTGACCCGCGCCTCGGCAGGCAGAACGGCAAGGGCGGCGCGCAGGGTAAACCCCATGCCCAGCCCGCCGATCAGCACCCGGGGCCGGGCGACATGGGTCAGCCGCGCCGCCGACAATTCGGCCAGCGCCTCTTCCGACCCGCTGAGCCGGCTGTTCATCAGCTCGTTGGCGCCGAGCATGATGGAAAATTCCTGGCCGCGCTGCTTCAGCCGCAGTTGATTGACATCACCGGGGACCGGGGCGCGGTCGATTTCGATCCAGGGCAGCATGGGCGGGGGTCTCATTGTTGATGCCACGCGCCCTACCATATCCCGTTCCGGGACGCAGCGGTTTTGTTGGATCAGACATGCGGGATATCAGGCAGATACTTTCGGGATCAGGCAAAATTTGATTGCACACAAACAAGCACATCTCCCAAAGGTAGAAATAGCAACAGTGAGGCAAGGTAACCCATAACAAAAATGTCGTTCAAGCAACAATAGTCTCTGCATAGATGAACAAACCCACACTTTGTATTTGATATTCCTGATTTAAAGAGTACAGATACGACAGTTGCGGCGACGGGGGCCCACATGCAGAGCAACGATTCGGATCCGGTGACCGGCGGCGGAACACCCAATCCAGAGACCATGGATCAAGACAGCGCCCTGCTGTCTCAAGACAGCGCCCTGCTGTCTGCGGACGGTTCGCCATGGTCGCATTGCGATATGGTTGTCTCGGCCGGCTTTACCAATGCGACACGGCTCGCGGTCATTGCCATCAGCATGGATGGCAGGATTGCCTTCGTCAATCCGGCAACCGAGCGGCTGTTCGGCTATAGCAGAACCGAGATGGTCGGCCAGCCGATCACCATCATCATCCCGGAGCGGATGCGCGGTGCCCATTCCAGCGGCCTCGGCCGCACCGCTGCCGGAGCCCAGCCGAATATTGTCGGCAAGACGGTCGAGGTGGGGGCACTGCGCAAGGACGGCAGCGAATTCCCCATCGAGATCACCCTGTCGCTGTGGGAAAATGCCAGGGGCAAGTTTGCCGGCGCGATGATCAAGGACATTACCGACCGCCGCGAGCGGGAGGACCGGCTGCTGCGGCTGGCAAGCCAGGACACGCTGACCGGTCTGCATAACCGCACCCGGATCACCGATCTGCTCCGGGTCGAGCTTTCTGCGGGCCGGCCGGCAGCGGTCTATCTGCTGGATCTCGATGGCTTCAAGGAGGTCAACGACACCCATGGCCATGTCACCGGCGATGCGTTGTTGCAGGCGATCGGCGTCCGCCTGCCCTATATGCTGCCGCATGGTGCCGAAGTGGCGCGGTTTGGCAGCGATGAATTTGCCGTGCTGATCCCCGGCGTGCCGGATCTCGATGTCGCCAGGGCGCAGGCTGCGGGCATGCTCGTGTCCTTTGCAACACCGTTCGAACTCGGCGGTCTCTCCTGCACCATCAGCGCCAGCATCGGTCTGGTACTGACATCCCCCTCCGAAACCGCTTCGGATGCAGAGGAGGTGCTGGCCAGCGCCGATCTGGCGCTCTACCGGGCCAAGGCCGCCGGTCGACAGACCTTTGAAGTCTATGACCCCGCCATGCGGCGGGAATCCCAGGCGCTGCGGGACATGCGTGACGAGTTGCGCATTGCGCTGCGCCAGGGCGAGCTTGAGCTATACTATCAGCCGCAGGCGCGGCTTGCCGACCGGCAGGTACTGGGTTTTGAGGCCCTGATCCGCTGGAACCATCCCGAACGCGGCCTGCTGCCGCCGCACGCCTTTCTGCCGGCCCTCGAACAGAGTGCGCTGGCGCTGGATATCGGCTGGTGGACCCTGGATGAGGCCTGCCGCCAGATGGGGCACCTGCACCGGATCGGTTACAGGAGCCTGAAAATCGGCGTCAACCTGTTTTCCGCCCAGTTCCGTGCCCCCAATCTGGCGGCAAAGGTCGAAGCAGCCATCAGCAACCATGGCCTTCCCCCTGCGGCGCTCGAGCTTGAGGTGACGGAGACCATTGCCCTGCATGATGACGGACGGTCGCTCGACGCCATCTCGCGGCTGCGCCAGATGGGCATCGGCATTGCCTTCGATGATTTCGGCACCGGTTTTGCATCGCTGAGTTCCCTGCAACGCTATCCGCTGACGACACTGAAGATCGACCGCAGCTTCATCCGCGATCTCGCGCTGAAACCCCGCGACGCCGCCATCGTCAAGGCGCTTGCCGCCATGAGCGCCGATCTCGGGCTTGAAACCATCGCCGAAGGCATCGAGACCCCGGAACAGGAAGCGCTGGTACGCAGTTTCGGCTGCCAGAACGGCCAGGGCTATTTCTATGGACGCCCGATGCCCTCAAGCGCCTTGCTGCCCTTCCTCGGACGTTCGGAGGAAATCCAGGAACGGATTGCGCAAGGCTAGTGGAATGAATTTGACATTCGATGCGCATTCGCCGCGATCTCGAGGATCGAATGTCAAATTCGTAAATCCCACTAGAATCATAGTGTTACGAGTGGTTTCATGATTCCGACATTTGCTCTCGAGGGTAAAGCGGACGGTAGCAAATGTCGGAATCAAACCACTAGAGTTTGTCAGGGAAAACACGCAAACGACGTTTTGCGTTTGGACTCCGGTTTTCCCGCGCGAACACGCTTGAGCAGGAAAACAAGGGGAGCCAGAGTCTGTCTGGTTGCCCGCGGACCAGACAGACTCTGGAAACATCTGGCCCCGCAACAGCCACGCGTCCTCAGGGAGATAGACGACATGAAAAACCCCGCAGCCTGCGCTGCGGGGTTTGAAATTGCCTACATGCCCGGCACGCAAGCCTTGGTTGCGGGCTTTAGTTGCGGGCCTTGTCGACCAGCTTGTTCTTGCCGATCCCCGCAAGGCGCAAGCCTTGCAGACAGATAACGCGAATCGGCAAGCCAGTGTCAGTTGCGGGCCTTGTCGACCAGCTTGTTCTTGCCGATCCCGGGATCGGCAAGCCAGTGTCAGTTGCGGGCCTTGTCGACCAGCTTGTTCTTGCCGATCCACGGCATCATGGCGCGCAGGCGGGTGCCGACTTCCTCGATCTGGTGGTTGTCGTTCATGCGGCGGATGCCCTTGAAGCGGGCGGCACCGGCACGGTATTCCTGCATCCAGTCCGAAGTGAACTTGCCGGTCTGGATGTCGTGCAGGACGCGCTTCATCTCGGCCTTGGTCTCGGCGGTGATGATGCGCGGACCGGTGACATATTCGCCCCATTCCGCGGTGTTGGAGATCGAGTAGTTCATGTTGGCGATACCGCCTTCATAGATCAGGTCGACGATCAGCTTCACCTCGTGCAGGCATTCGAAATAGGCCATTTCCGGGGCATAACCGGCTTCGACCAGCGTTTCGAAACCGGCGCGGATCAGCTCGACCAGACCGCCGCAGAGCACGACCTGCTCGCCGAACAGGTCGGTTTCGCATTCTTCACGGAAGCTGGTTTCGATGATACCAGAACGACCGCCGCCGACGCCGCAGGCGTAGGAGAGTGCCATTTCCAGCGCGTTGCCGGAGGCGTTCTGGTGAACGGCAACCAGGCACGGCACGCCGCCGCCCTTCTGGTATTCGCCGCGCACGGTATGGCCGGGGCCCTTGGGGGCGATCATCACGACGTCAACGGTGCTCTTGGCTTCGATCAGGCCGAAATGGATGTTGAGGCCGTGGGCAAATGCGATGGCCGCGCCGTCGCGGATATTGGCGGCGATATCGGCCTTGTAGATGTCAGCCTGAAGTTCGTCAGGTGCCGCCATCATCATCAGGTCTGCCCACTTGGCAGCCTCGGCAACGGTCATCACCCTGAAACCGTCGGCTTCGGCCTTCTTGACGGTCGGCGAACCGGCCTTGAGCGCGATGACGAGGTTGCTGGCGCCGGAATCCTTGAGGTTCAGCGCATGGGCACGGCCCTGCGAACCATAACCGATGATGGCGACATTCTTCGACTTGATGAGGTTGAGATCGGCATCCCGATCGTAATAGACGCGCATTGAATTGTCCTTCCCTTGGCTTGTCTGCTTCATTATCAGGCCCCTGCCCCGAGCATTCGGGAAACAGGCGCAGTCACTTCCCGGCAAGCCTGACCATTCAGGCCGCCAAAACCTTTTCCGTGCCGTAGAGCCGCAGGAAGGCGGAGACCGCCTTTTCAGCCCTTGCATCGGTTTCCTTCACCGGCGGCTCGCCAAGCAGCATGCGGACATGCAGGTCAGAGACGATCAGCCCGTAAAGGGTGCGATAGGTATCCTCGCCATCGGCAAAGAACAACAGTCCGGCGCGCTGGCCCGCATCGAGCAGGGCGCGGGCCCGCCGGTCGATCTGGCGGCGACCGCGCTCGCGCAGGAGCTCGCCGAGCTTCGATCCGTCGCGGCTGGTCTGGCCGATGGCAAGCCGGTTCAGCGCCAGCGACACATCGCCCGACAGCACCGCCAGAAGATCGCGGGCAAAGGTTTCCAGCCGTTCCTTCAGGCTCGCCGCCGTCAGCCGCTCGCCGTCACTTTCCAGCGTGCGCACCTTGCTCGCCTGATAGGCAATCATCGCCGACAGCAGCCCGTCACGGTCACCGAACCACTTGTAGAGGCTTTCCTTCGAGCAATTGGCCGCCCGCGCCACGCCCGCCGTGGTCAGCGCCTTCTCGCCACCGGCGACCAGCAGGCGCAGGGCTTCCTCCAGAACCGCGATCTGGCGGGCGGGAAATTCCGGCTGCTTGCTGCTTTGGGCAGACATGGATGGGCGGGCTTTCGCAAGGGTTGATGCGTACCGTACGGTACGGTTCCGATGCTTTATGCGCGTTTGCGGAACCAAGGTCAAGCCGGAATCATCCCGGCCATGCGCTTCTATTTTGCCACAGCGGCGAAAGAAGATCTGCGTAACGATCATTGTCCCAGATTTGGGCGGAGACCGGACCCCGGACCTTCGCTACTGTCCGCCCCGGCAGGCCGGAACGGACCGGGCCCTGTCGCCTTCTTGCCCCCTCGCCTCTACCGACGGACAGACCTGATGACACCCATTCGCCTGATGTTGATGCTTGCCGCCCTGTTTCTTGCCACCCCGATCCTGCCTGCCACGGCCTTTGCCGCCAGCGACGAGGAAATCTACAATCAGGTCGACCAGTTGCACGGCCATGCCGACCAACTCGACAAGGTGCTGCCGGAAATCCGCCGCGCCTTTGGTGATGGCGATTCAAGGAGGCTTGCCACCTATTCCAGCTTTCCGCTGCCGGTCAAAAACAATGGTGAAGCCTATGACATCAACGATGGTGCCGATCTGGTCAAATATTTCGACACGCTGGTGACGCAGCAAACCCGCGATGCGGTGGCGGCGATGGACTATGGCGACCTGATCGTCAACTCATCCGGCGTCGGCCTTGCCAATGGCGCGGTCTGGCTGAGCTTCGTCTGCGCCGACGATGCCTGCAAGGACGGCAAATGGCAGATCATCTCGATCAACAATCAGGAGTGACAGGCATGTTCGCAAATTCCCATCACCGCTCCGGCGTCTTCAAGGCGAAGCGCCTGCCGCAGGCGCTCCTCCTCGGGCTCGCCCTGCTGTCGGCGGGCGTGGCAGAGGCCGCGCCCGAAAACCGCTGCGGCTGGGTGGTCAATCCCACCCCCGGCAACTGGTGGCTGACAGACCGTGACGACACCTGGATCATGACCAGCCAGGGCGGCGAGCAGGAACCTGATGGCATGGACAAGATCGGCGATATCTCGGCCGGCGACTATGTCGCCACCAATGGATATTACGGCTATGCCTGCGGCTGCATGAAGGTGGATGTCGACAAGACCGGCAAGCGCATCGCCAGGATCTACAGCTTCAGGCAGTTGCCGATTGCCAAATGCAGGGCCGACACGTCGCTGCCCTCCGCAGATCAATAGGCAGGCAAGGCAAGGTCGTGCTGGCCCACCGCCTGTCTGGTCGCCGGTGGCATCCGCTTCAGCCCGTTCCGCTCCGGCGAGCATTTCTGACGCGGGACGCGCCAGCCTTCTCATTGCGCATAGGTGACCGGCAGCGCACCGCTGCCCTTCAGCAGTTCCATCGAAATCGAGGCGGAGACGTCGAAGAGTTCGATGCGGCGGACGATCTGCTTGTAGATCACGTCATAATGCTCGACCGAGGGCAACACGATCTTCAGGATGTAATCGTGGTTGCCGGTCAGCCGGTGCGCCTCGACGATTTCAGGGATGTCACTGATCGCCTTGCGAAAACTCTCGATCCAGTCATCGGCATGGTGGGCGGTCTTGATCAGCGCGAAGAGCGTCGTCGGCACGCCCATCCGGGTCCGGTTCAGCACCGCGATGCGCCGTTCGACATAGCCCTCGTCCTCCAGCCGCTGGATGCGCCGCGAGCAGGCGGAGACCGACAGCGACACCCGCCCGGCCAGATCACTCACCGAAAGGCTTGCGTCGATTTGCAGAAGGGACAGGAGCTTGCGGTCGCGGTCATCTATCATTGCCGCCATCCTTTGCGCGGTTTTATCGAATGGCGCAAATACTGCGCGTGCCGCCGCCGAAATCAATTGAAAAATGCAAACAAACTTCACCTTTCCCGGGCCACTATGGCCTATATTCGCTTTCACGCATTGAGGAGGGGTTTCCGTGGAGATGATTGGCCTGATCGGCGGCATGAGTTTCGAAAGTTCGGCAGTCTATTACCGGCTGGTCAACGAGGCGGTCCGGGCGCGGCTCGGCGGGCTTTCCTCGGCTGAAGTGCTGATGCATTCGGTGAATTTCGAGGAGATCGTGGCGCTGCAGAAGGCCGGTCGCTGGGATGATGCGGCACAAAGGCTCGGCAATGTCGCGGCAGGCCTGGAAAAGGCCGGAGCGGCCTGCGTGCTGATCTGCA
This region includes:
- a CDS encoding lipocalin family protein — translated: MKKRRFSLAAVLFALASSISGAEAAQASPPVVAVARDHYRGTWLEIGRRPMWLTDGCVAGFTTYRPGRTARDILVTDGCREGTPGGKLKTIEGRGTLADADTTRAKLHVRYPLLITFDYWVRYQSPDHRWFISADPAMRNLWIYAREVPSRASLARMVRKARALGYDVRKLEFPAQ
- a CDS encoding EAL domain-containing protein, whose product is MQSNDSDPVTGGGTPNPETMDQDSALLSQDSALLSADGSPWSHCDMVVSAGFTNATRLAVIAISMDGRIAFVNPATERLFGYSRTEMVGQPITIIIPERMRGAHSSGLGRTAAGAQPNIVGKTVEVGALRKDGSEFPIEITLSLWENARGKFAGAMIKDITDRREREDRLLRLASQDTLTGLHNRTRITDLLRVELSAGRPAAVYLLDLDGFKEVNDTHGHVTGDALLQAIGVRLPYMLPHGAEVARFGSDEFAVLIPGVPDLDVARAQAAGMLVSFATPFELGGLSCTISASIGLVLTSPSETASDAEEVLASADLALYRAKAAGRQTFEVYDPAMRRESQALRDMRDELRIALRQGELELYYQPQARLADRQVLGFEALIRWNHPERGLLPPHAFLPALEQSALALDIGWWTLDEACRQMGHLHRIGYRSLKIGVNLFSAQFRAPNLAAKVEAAISNHGLPPAALELEVTETIALHDDGRSLDAISRLRQMGIGIAFDDFGTGFASLSSLQRYPLTTLKIDRSFIRDLALKPRDAAIVKALAAMSADLGLETIAEGIETPEQEALVRSFGCQNGQGYFYGRPMPSSALLPFLGRSEEIQERIAQG
- the ilvC gene encoding ketol-acid reductoisomerase, whose product is MRVYYDRDADLNLIKSKNVAIIGYGSQGRAHALNLKDSGASNLVIALKAGSPTVKKAEADGFRVMTVAEAAKWADLMMMAAPDELQADIYKADIAANIRDGAAIAFAHGLNIHFGLIEAKSTVDVVMIAPKGPGHTVRGEYQKGGGVPCLVAVHQNASGNALEMALSYACGVGGGRSGIIETSFREECETDLFGEQVVLCGGLVELIRAGFETLVEAGYAPEMAYFECLHEVKLIVDLIYEGGIANMNYSISNTAEWGEYVTGPRIITAETKAEMKRVLHDIQTGKFTSDWMQEYRAGAARFKGIRRMNDNHQIEEVGTRLRAMMPWIGKNKLVDKARN
- a CDS encoding TetR/AcrR family transcriptional regulator C-terminal domain-containing protein; its protein translation is MSAQSSKQPEFPARQIAVLEEALRLLVAGGEKALTTAGVARAANCSKESLYKWFGDRDGLLSAMIAYQASKVRTLESDGERLTAASLKERLETFARDLLAVLSGDVSLALNRLAIGQTSRDGSKLGELLRERGRRQIDRRARALLDAGQRAGLLFFADGEDTYRTLYGLIVSDLHVRMLLGEPPVKETDARAEKAVSAFLRLYGTEKVLAA
- a CDS encoding DUF4087 domain-containing protein, producing MFANSHHRSGVFKAKRLPQALLLGLALLSAGVAEAAPENRCGWVVNPTPGNWWLTDRDDTWIMTSQGGEQEPDGMDKIGDISAGDYVATNGYYGYACGCMKVDVDKTGKRIARIYSFRQLPIAKCRADTSLPSADQ
- a CDS encoding Lrp/AsnC family transcriptional regulator; this translates as MIDDRDRKLLSLLQIDASLSVSDLAGRVSLSVSACSRRIQRLEDEGYVERRIAVLNRTRMGVPTTLFALIKTAHHADDWIESFRKAISDIPEIVEAHRLTGNHDYILKIVLPSVEHYDVIYKQIVRRIELFDVSASISMELLKGSGALPVTYAQ